From candidate division KSB1 bacterium:
TTTTACCGTCCTCCCCGGCCTTATCGACACGCACAGCCACATTTGTCTGACCCCGGATTATACGGATAAAAATCCGGTCTTGTATAAATCCATTCCCTACCGAACCATTGAGGGTGTTCGCGCCGCAAGGTTAAATCTGGAAGCCGGGTTCACTGCCATGCGCGATGTTGATTCCGAGGGTGCGAATTTTGCCGACGCCGCCATCCGGGACGCCATCAATGCAGGACTAATTCCGGGTCCGCGGCTGCAGGTTTCAACCATGGCGATTTCGATTACGGGCGGGCATATGAATATCGCCGGACTGGCACCGCATATCGAGGTTCCACAGGTTGCTGCAATTGCCGACACACCGGGTGAAAAAATAAAAGAAGTGCGCCGCCAAATTAAATACGGCGCCGATTGGATTAAAATTTACACAACCGGCACGCTCCGGCATATAAATCCTGAAACGCTCGAGCCGCTTTCCCAGATGACCGTCGACGAGATAAAAATGATTGTGGAAGAATGTAACCGCTGGAATGTACCGGTTGCGGCACACGCCTATGGCGGAGAAGGCGCCACCAACGCCATTCTCGGCGGCGTGCGGTCCATTGAACACGGCTTTTTTCTAAATGACGAACAGTTGCAGGAGATGGCAAAGCGCGGCACGTTTTGGTCGCCGACGTTTAGTGTTTACGTTCAGGAGTTTAAAGAACACCCGGATGATCCGCTTCTAAAAAAAATTGTTAAAGCACATGAACTCACCTTTCAAAAAGCCATGAAGCTGGGTGTAAAAATTGCTTTTGGCACTGATGTCGGCGCCTTTGACCACGGCACGAATGCAAGAGAATTTCAGCTCATGGTGGATTACGGCATGACGCCCATGCAGGCCATTAAATCAGCCACCGGTACTGCAGCCGACCTCATGCAGTGGCAAGACCAAATCGGCAGCGTAGAAGCCGGCAAGTTTGCTGATTTGGTCGCTGTGAAAGGCAATCCGCTTGACGATATTGGCCTTTTGCAGAACATTTCTTTTGTGATGAAGGGTGGGGTTGTTGTTAAAAATGAGACTGTGGAGGGTTTAAGTCCAGTTGTGGATAAGTGAAAGTGATTTTACATGCAGGTCTTCCTGCTTGGCAGAAAAGAGACTACTTTGTACCCTTAGTATGTGGCCATTTGGCTGGCAGTCATCACTACCATAGTCGTAGCGTTTGTTCAACCGCGTGGAGGTTTGATTTAATTCATCAGAATAAATTGTGACATCATAATCCTTGTGATTTTGAATCAAGAAGATTAAATTTATGCTCTCGTTAGAGAGGAAGGAGGGACAATGTCGATTTTTCAAGATCGAATGATTCGGGCTGCAAAGTTAGATGTAAACCTGTACGAAGAAGTCGAAGCGGACAAAAACGCCATGCCACAGGCGATGGGGGTGGTTGTTTTATCCAGCGTAGCTGCTGGAATTGCTTCCTTTAGTGTTGCGGGGGTCGGTGGGATTTTAATGGGAACCGTAGCGGCTTTAATCGGCTGGTATGTTTGGGCTTTTATTACTTACATTATTGGCACAAAACTCCTACCCGAGCCTCAAACTTCCGCAGATCACGGCGAGCTTTTGCGCACAATCGGCTTTTCGAGTTCACCGGGTGTGATACGGATATTAGGAATTATTCCCGGGCTTTATTGGCTCGTTTCCATCGTTGCATCAGTTTGGATGTTAGTAGCGATGATTATCGCCGT
This genomic window contains:
- a CDS encoding amidohydrolase family protein, whose translation is MTKDHCFIIYIFIVIFCFFSQLSAQEPQKLAIKCGKLIDGVGNKPATNAVILIEGERIIAVGQAVNIPSDATVIDLSDFTVLPGLIDTHSHICLTPDYTDKNPVLYKSIPYRTIEGVRAARLNLEAGFTAMRDVDSEGANFADAAIRDAINAGLIPGPRLQVSTMAISITGGHMNIAGLAPHIEVPQVAAIADTPGEKIKEVRRQIKYGADWIKIYTTGTLRHINPETLEPLSQMTVDEIKMIVEECNRWNVPVAAHAYGGEGATNAILGGVRSIEHGFFLNDEQLQEMAKRGTFWSPTFSVYVQEFKEHPDDPLLKKIVKAHELTFQKAMKLGVKIAFGTDVGAFDHGTNAREFQLMVDYGMTPMQAIKSATGTAADLMQWQDQIGSVEAGKFADLVAVKGNPLDDIGLLQNISFVMKGGVVVKNETVEGLSPVVDK
- a CDS encoding YIP1 family protein — its product is MSIFQDRMIRAAKLDVNLYEEVEADKNAMPQAMGVVVLSSVAAGIASFSVAGVGGILMGTVAALIGWYVWAFITYIIGTKLLPEPQTSADHGELLRTIGFSSSPGVIRILGIIPGLYWLVSIVASVWMLVAMIIAVRQALDYNSTLRAVGVCLIGWVIQAIFLALMFSIFGRA